The Syntrophales bacterium region TGACTGTAATTTTCATCATTCTTTGCGAGCCAATGGCTCATGAATGTTTCATATCTTTTGACTTTGTGCCTTTGGTGCTCTGTGCCTTTGGACCTGAGTAGTTACAATGTTTTTATGGAAAATATACGTAATTTCAGTATCATTGCTCATATTGACCACGGGAAATCAACCCTCGCCGATCGGTTGATCCAGTACACCGGTGTGTGCGATGAACGTACCTTCAAGGATCAAATTCTTGATACGATGGATATCGAGCGTGAACGGGGGATCACGATAAAGAGTCAGGCGATTGCCCTTCCCTATCGGGCCAGGAACGGAAAAGAGTATACCCTCGATCTGATTGATACACCGGGCCATGTGGATTTTTCTTATGAAGTGTCGCGCTCCCTGGCCTCCTGTGAAGGCGTTCTTCTCCTGATAGATGCCGCCCAGGGCGTGCAGGCGCAAACCCTGGCCAACCTCTACTTGGCCATGGAACATAACCTCGAAATCATCCCCGTCATCAATAAGATTGACCTCTCCTCCGCCGATGTGGAGAGGGTAATGGCGCAGATCGAATCGGAGTTGGGATTGGACCCCGACAGTCATTTGAAATGTTCCGCCAAAGAAGGGACGGGAATCGAAGATATCCTGGAGGCTATCGTCGAGAGAATCCCGCCCCCGAAGGGCGATCCGGACGCCCCTCTTTCCGCCCTCATCTTTGATGCCAAGTACGATTCTTTTCGCGGCACGGTGATCCACTGCCGCATCTTTGATGGCGCCGTTAGAACGGGCGATATCATCCGTTTTATGTCCAACAATGCCGTTTACAAAGTTGAGGAGGTGGGGCGTTTCCTGCTTTCCCGCAACAGGCGTGACAAACTTTCCGCAGGTGAGGTTGGATATATAATCGCCGGTGTAAAGACAATCTCGGACGTCCGTACAGGGGACACGATTACCCTTGATAAGCGGCCATGCCTGAGACCTCTTCCCGGATTCAAGGAGATCAAACCCGTCGTCTTTGCCTCCATCTATCCTGTTGCTTCGGATGACTACGAGGACCTTGCCCTTTCCCTCGAAAAGTACAAGCTCAATGACGCCTCCTTCGTTTATGAAAGGGATTCTTCTGTAGCCCTCGGTCAGGGCTTCCGGTGTGGATTTCTCGGTCTTTTGCACCTCGAGGTAGTCCAGGAAAGACTGGAAAGGGAATATGGTCTCTCCCTCATCCTGTCCATCCCCAGTGTCCGTTACCGGTTCACCTTGAAAGATGGCGCTGTGGTGGATGTGGACAACCCGGCCCGCTATCCCGATCCGGCTTCCATCGCGAAGTCGGAAGAACCCTATATCCGCGCCGTCATGATGATGCCGGAAAGATACGTCGGTGCAGTCATGAAGCTCTGCATGGAAAAGCGTGGTGTCAACTCCATCCTGAATTACCCGGGGCCGGGCCGGGCCGAGTTGATCTATGAGATGCCGCTGGCCGAGATGATCTACGACTTCTATGACCGTTTCAAGTCCGTCACCCAGGGTTACGGTTCCTTTGACTATGACATCATTGATTACCGGCAAAGCAACCTCGTGCTGCTCGATATCCTTATAAACGGGGAAAAGGTGGATGCCCTATCCCAGATCGCCCATCGTGACCGTGCCCGCGCCCGCGGTCTGCAGGCCTGTGAAAGGTTAAAGGAGGAAATTCCCCGGCATATGTTTAAAATAGCCATTCAGGGGGCCATTGGCGGGGAAATCGTCTCCCGGACCACCATCTCGCCATTCCGCAAAGATGTAACGGCAAAATGTTATGGCGGTGATATTACACGAAAGAGAAAGCTCCTCGAGAAACAGAAAAAGGGTAAGAAACGGATGAAGATGATTGGAGCAGTCAGCATACCTCAGGGCGCCTTTATTTCCGTCTTGAAGTCCACCTCCGATTAGTTACTAAAGTGAGCTAAAGTGCCTAAAGTGAACTAAAATGAACTAAAATGAATTTTTTAACTTCCAACTTTAGTGCACTTTAGGGCACTTCCAACTTCCAACTTGGGAGAAATGGGATGCTGAAAAAGGTAAAATCAATCGTCATCACAGGGTACGGAACGAACTGTGAGATGGAAATGGCCCATGCCTGTCGTCTGGCCGCCTCCGATGAGGTGGATATTGTCCACATCAGCGCCCTGCTCCACGGGGAGAAGAGCCTTGACGACTATCACTTTCTCAACCTCCCCGGTGGCTTCCTCGACGGAGATGACCTCGGAGCGGCAAAGGCGGGGGCGAACCGGATTCTGCATGCAAAAATCGAGGGGGAAAAAGAAACATTCATGTCGCATGGCGACACAAAGGACAATGAAAAACTCTACAATCAGTTTGCCCGGTTCATTGAGGAGGGAAAACTGATCCTTGGCGTCTGCAACGGTTTTCAGTTACTGGTCAAATTGGGGATGCTCCCCGGTTTTGACGGGGATTACCGGGATCAAACCGTGACCCTGACCTTTAACGATTCGGGTAGGTTCGAAGATCGGTGGGTGTATCTTACGGTCAACCGGAATTCGCCCTGTGTCTTCACACGAAATATGGAAGGTATCTATCTGCCGGTGAGGCACGGCGAGGGAAAATTTATTACAAAAAACGAACAAGTGCGGAAAAGATTACACAGGGATCAGCATGTTGTTGTCCAGTACAGTCATGCGGATTATCAAGGGGCAACGATGGATTACCCTGCCAACCCCAACGGTTCTGTTGACGGGATCGCCAGCATCTGTAATGAAACGGGGAGGATCTTCGGCCTGATGCCTCACCCGGAGGCATATCTTCACTACACCAATCATCCCCGCTGGAGCCGGGAAAAACTCCCCGAGGAGGGGATGGGTCTTGCCATCTTCAAAAATGCGATAGATTTTGTGAGACACCATCTGTAGGGGCGCCTCTTACAGTCACCCTTCCTCGATCCTGTCTTTCTCACTAATTCCATTCCATCCATCGGGACGCCCTCAGTGAACGGCTCCTGGAAAGCGGAAAATACGAGGTGCACGGCATGGACCTGCACTCAAACTCCATTGTCCACCTTTTGGACAGGGAGGGGTTCCATTTTGATGAAGGCGATATCTCCATTCACCGGGAGTGGATTGAATACTATATTAGAAAGTGAGGGCTTTGGTGACGTGCACCAATCCTTTCAGAAGGTCAGACATTTTATCGAAATTCAGTGTATTGATGGTATCACGTTCAGAATGATAATTCGGATTTCGGTAAAAAGCTGTATCTGTGATCATGACGGCAGGATATCCCATTTTCCAGAATGAACGGTGGTCAGAAAAGTCGACACCGGGAACAAAACTAAATGTTGACAGCGATACGACGGGAACGCTGGAACCTTCCAGTAAATAATTCTTAACTCTCTCCACCAGTCTTTTCGACTTCAGATTACCCACAACGCCTATAAAATTAGGGGTTGATGGATACATAAGACCCATCAGAGGAAGGGGAAACATCTGCCCACCTTTTTGGTCGGTATAATATCCCAGCATTTCGAGGGAAAGCATGGCGGTGATATTCTCATTTCTTGCCTTTGCGTCTGCAGCATATATATAGCTTCCCATATATTCCGATCTGAATAAGGGGGGTTCTTCGAGAACGAAAAAAATCAGTTTTAGTGTCTTTTTCGGTGAGTAGTCTTTTAATATCCGGCACATCTCAAGCAGGATAGCAACGGCACTGGCGTTGTCATCGGCGCCGGGCGTATCAAAAACGGTATCGTAGTGGGCACCGATAATAACCGTTTCATCAGGATATTTCTCACCTTTCATTGAAACGATGACATTGCTATATACTTTCCCTCCATAGGTATAGTTTTGAAGCGTGGGAACATACCCAAAACTTTCGAGGCAAGATACGATATAGCGTTTTGTTGCCTCTAATTTAGTGTATTCCAATATGCTTCTCGAACCAATGTGGGTGCTTATGTGTTCCACGTGTGCGTACAACCGGTGGACGTCCTCATTCTTCGCAGAATCCGGTTTGGGAAGGGATATGGAGGTGGTAAGCCTTATTTTCACAAGGCCATAGATAAGAAAAGCAACAAGAATAATGATGACCAGCAGAGTATAACTAATCATCTTTTTCGTCATTGTTGATATTGAAAGATTTTTTCTCTGTTACTGCAACGTGAAAATGTCNNNNNNNNNNNNNNNNNNNNNNNNNNNNNNNNNNNNNNNNNNNNNNNNNNNNNNNNNNNNNNNNNNNNNNNNNNNNNNNNNNNNNNNNNNNNNNNNNNNNTGCAACGTGAAAATGTCACATTATAATGGACACAATGGAGGCATTCTGATTCTGCTTCTGAAGTTCCAGGGTTCGCCCTTCGGGGTCTTGCATTAAATTGGAACCGCCAAAGTCGGCGGATTGAAATCTGGCTCCCCAGCGCGGACTCGAACCACGGACCCGATGGTTAACAGCCATCTGCTCTACCGACTGAGCTACTGGGGAACACGGTTTTTTTTACAACTCTGGCGGTGGATGCTCCACCTTGTTCATCAACTTTCTATATTCGAGGTTTACTCTGTCCTGAATAGTTTTAATCTGATCCGGTGTCAGATGTCGGAAGCGCCCCTGGACCTTCAGATAATCTTCGACAGGTCGAAGGTCACCCGGCATCTCTGTGAATCTGTATCTGCCGTTTTCCACCTCGTAAAGGGGAAAAACGCCTGTTTCCACGGCGAGCCTTCCCAGCTCGATGCATAACTCCGGCGCCGCCCGCCATCCCGTGGGGCATACGGATAAACAGTGGATGTAAGCAGTCCCTTTTACCTCTCTTGCTTTTTTTACTTTATTCATGAAGTCAATGGGGTGGCTGTTAGTTGCCGTGGCAACATAGGAAACGTTGTGGGCCACCATGATTTCGGGAAGATTTTTCTTCCATGTTTTATTGCCGATGCTTTCCTTCCCGGCAGGCGCCGTAGTTGTTGAGGCCCCAAAGGGGGTGGCGCTGGAACGCTGAATGCCCGTGTTCATGTAAGCCTCATTGTCAAAGCACACGTAGAGCATATCATGTCCCCTTTCCATGGCTCCGGACAGGGCTTGAATCCCGATGTCAGCGGTGCCGCCGTCTCCTCCGATGGCCACAGCTTTAACATATCTATCGGGAATCTTTCCCTTACGCCGCAGGACCTTCAGGCCGGCCTCTACGCCAGAACCGACCGCCGCAGCATTCGGGAATGCCACATGTATCCAGGGCAGTTTCCATGCCGTTGTAGGGTACGGGGTGGAAAAAATCTCTATACAACCTGTGGGACAGGCAATAACCGTATCTCTGCCCAGCGCTTTGCACATCAAGCGCACGGCAAGAGCTTCTCCGCACCCCTGGCAGGCACGGTGCCCCGGACAAAAATATTCCTCTCTATCCACCAGCTTAATGTTTTTTACGAGACCCTTGGGGTACTTTCTCTTCATTCTCCCCTCACTCCATAAAATTTGTATGCTTCCCGGGGTTTTTTTATCTTCGCTTCCAGCGCCCTTTTCCCCATCGTTATAAAATCTTCCACCGAGACATCGCGTCCGCCGAGACCGATAATATAATCAACGATCACAGGCCGCTCCGGCTCGTCGTATAGGGCGGATCTGATTTCGGCGCAGACGGGACCTCCCGGGCCCCCATACGAGACCGCCCTGTCTGTGACGGCCAGAACCTTGACACCTTTCACGGCTTTCTTCAGTTCTTTAAAGGGAAAAGGCCTCCAGAGCTTTAACTTCAGCAATCCGGCAGATATACCCTCTCTGCGCAACTCATCAATGGCGACCTCGGCTGTCTCGCCCATGGAACCCATGGTGAGCAATACCACCTCGGCTCCTTCTGTCTTATAAGCCGCTACAGGCTCATACTTGCGGCCGAAGAGACTCTCCCATTCTTTCCATACCTCTAATATGGTTTTCTTTGCATTTACAATGGCGACATCTTTTGCCTTCATTACCTCTGTAAATATCTCCGGCATGGCGAAGGCCCCCATGGTGATCGGTCTGTCAGGATGAAGCGTGGCATAAGGTTTATATTCTAAAAGGAACCTGTCCACCTCCGCCTGATCGGGAAGTTCGATCGGCTCAACCATGTGTGTAAGCTGGAAACCATCCATGTTGACATTTACAGGCAGCATGACCTCTCTGTGTTCGGCAATTTTGAAGGCCTGAATGAGCATGTCCACCACTTCCTGACCGTTTTCCGCAAATAGTGAAACCCAGCCCATATCTCTCTGCAACATGATGTCACTGTGATCATTCCATATATTAAGAGGACCGGACAGCGCCCGGTTGGCGATTACCATTACCACGGGAAGCCGCATGGCCGAGGCGATCGGCATGACCTCCTGCATGTAGAGCAATCCCTGGGAACTGGTAGCTGTAAAGGTCCTTGCCCCCGTACCCGCGGCGCCCAGCACTGCGCTCAGGGCCGAATGTTCGGACTCGACGGTAATAAACTCGGAATCAATTCTCCCCTCGGCGACAATTTCCGCCAGATGCTCTGCTACATGGGTGTTGGGAGTGATGGGATATACAGCCGCCACATCAATATTGCACAAGGCAACTGCCTCCGCCGCGGCAATCGCCACTTCCATACCAACCCGCCTGGACATGCTTATTATCCCTCCTCGTTAACCATTGTTACGGCCTCCGGAAAGCATTCATGGGCACAGATGCCACAACCTTTGCAGTAAGTGAGATCTCCCGCGAAGTATCCCTCTTCATCTGCAAAAATACACCCTTCCGGGCAGAATATATAGCAGACGCCACATTTAATGCACTTGGATTTATCCCATACCGGTTTTCTTCCCGCCCTCCAGCTCCCGGTATGGTACTCTTGCGAACTTCCCGGGGTAAATACCATACATCCCGGATTGACCTCCTGCCATCTTTCCGGCCACCTTTTCTCTGTCATTACTACACCTCTCTCAAGACTCAAGTTTCAAGACTTATGACTTATGACTTATGACTTATGACTTATGACTTATGACTTACGACTTACGACTTGATCTTGATCTCGTTATAGGCCCTCTTCGCGGCGGTAAGGTTCTTTTGTGCGAGCCTGCCGAATCTGTGCGCTACGGGTGATTTCAAGGAATCCATCTTCACGATTCCGATTGCCTTAATCAAAGCTCCCAACATGGTGGTATTGGTGATCGGAACGCCCAGCTCCTTCCAGGCTATTGCCGTCGCATCAATGGTGGCGATCCGCCCCTTAAAGTGAAGGGCCTCTTCCAGTTCTTTTGCTGTCTTTGATGTGTTAATGATCAGGACACCATTCTGTTTTAACCCTTCGGCAACATTGACCAGGCCAATGAGGCTTTCATCGAGAACAACCACCGCATCGGGGTGGTAGATACCGGACCTGATTTTTATCCGTTTATCATCAACCCGGTTAAACGCTGCTACAGGGGCGCCTCTCCTCTCCGGTCCAAAGCTCGGGAAACCCTGAGCATACTTTCCCTCCTCAATGGCAGCCACGGCCAGTATCTCCACAGAAGTTACCGCTCCCTGTCCTCCTCTTCCATGCCATCTTACCTCTATCATCGGACAACCTCCCAGATTGGATTCATACTCGACAGAATTAGAAGGTCGTCATTATAATAATTGCTTTTTCCTGTCAATTATTATTTGAAAACCTGCATCAGGAGTCCTTCATCCCCCGGCGGAATTCCATAGACTTTGCCAGGGTTCTCCTGTCCGTGTATTTGAGATCTCCACCGAAAGGTACGCCGAGGGCTATCCTTGTTACTTTAACGTCTTTCTCTTTTACCAGTTTGGCAATTAGTAGAGCGGTTGCCTCCCCCTGGACGTTCGGATTGGTGGCCACGATGAGTTCCCTGACCCGGTTACGGCCTATCCTGTCCAAGAGCTCCTGCAGTCTGAGACGTTTCGGTCCAATTCCATCGAGAGGTGACAGAACTCCATGAAGGACGTGGTAAGTTCCCCGGAAACTCCCGCTCTCCTCGATGGCAATGAGTGAATCAGGTTCCTCCACAATACATATAGTTTCACCGTCCCTCGAGGGATCAGTACATATCTCACAAAGCTCCCTCTCTGTCAGATTAAAACATACGGGGCAAAACTTGATCTTTTCTTTAACTTCCATAATGCTTTCCGCAAGCATTCTTGCCTCGTCGGGAGGGGCACGAAGAATAAAGGTAGCCAGTCTCGTAGCGGTCTTTTCTCCAATTCCGGGAAACCTTCCGAGCTCCTTGATAAGACGTTTTACAGGAGGTGGATATCCTGCCATTTGCAAATATCCTCTACGTCAAGCCAGGTATCTTAATGCCCCCGGTGATTTTTGCCATCTCTGCTGAGGTCATCTCATGGGCCTTACGGATGCCCTCATTCACCGCAGCCGCTATCAGATCCTGAAGCATATCAACATCTTCAGGATTAACCACCTCTTTTTCTATTTTCAGGGATACGATCTCATACCTTCCGTTTACCACGACGGTTACCATACCCCCTCCGGCCATGGCCTCCACAGTCTTAGCTTCCATTTCCTCCTGAAGATGGGCTAACTTTTCCTGAATCTTTTGGGCCTGCTTCATAATGTTTCCGAAATTTTGCATCAGTGGGCTTACCTCCTCCGTCTTTGTGATAGTACTTTATTGATGATCCAAACGGGGAATAACTTCGCGTACTTCGGCGCCCGCAAAAGTATCCATGACCTTTTGCAACATTGGATGGTTCAGGGCGTCCCGCTTGATCTCATTTGTCCTGTTACTATGGGAAATGCTGTTGTGCCCCTTTTCATCTGAAAATCCCCCCAGCCCCCCTTTAAAATCCCCCCCAGCCCCCCTTTTCCAAAGGGGGGTATGGGGGGATTCGGGGGGATTTTCAAGGAGTTCGATATGGACCTTGATCCCGTCATCCCCGAAAAATTCCCTTGCCATCTCCGTCAGACGTCCCTTTTGAGAACTCTCATTAATGTTATCAAAAAAGATATAGTCTTTGAGAAAGCCTATTCTTAAAAGTTTGTCTTCGTATCCTAAAAATTTCCCCGCCTCAATTTTGGACCAGAGGGGGGAACTCTGTTTCTTTACAAAGCTCTTGAAATCTTCCCAGAGTTGCTCCGGCTGGTTAACTTCCCTGACCTCGTATCCAGCAGGTCCGGGGCTGACCGTTTCCACCTGAAAAATGCCGGACAACTCCTGAGATGGTTTTGTAGCTGAGAGTCTCTTCTCGATGCCTTCCATCTTCAATAGGATCTCGTCAATAGGCATCATCGGTTCAAGGTAAGCCATTCTGAGGAGGGTTGCTTCGAGGTTCAATCGTGGATTGTAGCTTTTTCTTACGTTCTCCTCTTCGGCCATCAGGATGTCCAGCAGGCGTTGCAGGGTCTGTTGTGAGACCCCTTCTGTCTGGGCTTTCAGTTTCGCCGTTTCATCATCGGTAAGATCGAGTAGCGCTCGAGCCTTGCCGGCGATCCGGGTGAAAAGCAAGTTTCGGAAATGACCGAGGAGCATTTGGTAAAAGTATTTCATATCGAGGCCGGCATAATATGCCTCATCAATTATCTCCAGGCATCTGGCTGCGTTTCTCTCCAACACCGCCTCGGAAAGCATGAAAAGAAAGCGTTTATCTGTCCGGCCGAGAAGTCCTTCCACGTCGGATTCTTTGATAGTAAAACCGGCATAGGATACAACCTGGTCAAGGATACTCTGGGCATCCCTGATACTCCCATCACCCGCTTCGGCAATCCAGGTCAGGCTGGTTTCGCTGATACGGATGCCCTCTGCCTCGACGATTCGTTTCAAGTTACCCATGATCAGCTTGAGGGATACCCTTCTGAAGTCGAAGCACTGACATCGGGAAAGGATGGTCGCCGGAACTTTATGGCTTTCCGTGGTAGCAAATATAAAAATCACATGCGATGGAGGTTCCTCAAGGGTCTTCAGGAGGGCATTGAATGCCTCGCGGGTAAGCATGTGTACTTCATCAATGATATAGATTTTATAGCGGGACGATGCAGGAGAGAATTTAACATTTTCCCGTAGCTCTCTTATCTCATCTATACCCCTGTTGGATGCCCCATCTATCTCCCGGACATCCATAGATATGCCTTCCGTGATTTCCCGGCAATTGGTACATGCATTGCAAAGAGTTGGCGTTGGTCCCTTTTCACAATTCAGGGCCTTGGCCATGATGCGGGCCACCGATGTCTTGCCTATCCCCCGCGGTCCACTGAAGATGAAGGCGTGGGCGATGCGGTCCTGAATGATGGCGTTTCTCAGGGTCTTGACTACGTGTTCCTGTCCCACAACATCTTCAAAGATCTGGGGTCTCCATTTTCGAGCGAGAACAATATACTTCATAACTCTTCCTGATTAATGCAAGACCGGTAAAAATCACAGTAAAGATGATGCAAGCGTTCAGCCGTCAGCAACCCCTCGTACCTTTTTGTTTTTGCTGAAAACTGAAGGCTGATAGCTGAGCGCTTACAAGATGATAGCCAGGTTTACCCGCAACACACGTTGGTCTTGCTACCGCTGCTTCCTTCCGGACCTGACGGGGTTCACAATCCTCCGTTGTACGGGACCCGGCTATCAAATAAATCAGGCACATCCATGGCGGAGAGAGGGGGATTCGAACCCCCGGTACACCTTTGTGGGCATACACGCGATTTCCAGTCGCGTTCCTTCAGCCGCTCGGACATCTCTCCAGGTCATTTTTACCTATAATCCATGGCCTATTGAGCAATTACCCCCATTTGTATACTTAATGGCGGAGAGAGGGGGATTCGAACCCCCGTGGGAGCTTTTGACCCCCAAATCGATTTCGAGTCGATCCCGTTATGACCACTTCGGTATCTCTCCCCAGCTTTTCTTATGGAAATGAGATATCAGAGTATGTTATTCTCTTTTCACGAAAAAATCTACTTAAAATTTCGGCACAGGCCTCCCTCTGGACACCCTCTGTAATCTCTACCGTATGATTCAGTCTTCTGTCATGAAGAAGCCTGTATAGGGAAACCACTCCTCCCATTTTAGGATCACTGGCACCAAAGACAAGCCTCGATATCCTGGCCTGTATAATCGCCCCGGCACACATGATACATGGTTCCAGTGTGACATACAGTGTTGTTCCTACAAGGCGGTAATTGCCCGTTATCTCTGCTGCTTTACGCATAGTCAGCATCTCAGCATGGGCAGAGGGGTCTCTCATTGAGATAGGACTGTTGTGAGCCTTCGCCATGACTTCCCCCCCAAGGGTAAGCACGGCACCGACAGGAACCTCGCCTTTCTCATAGGCCAACCTCGC contains the following coding sequences:
- the lepA gene encoding translation elongation factor 4, which produces MENIRNFSIIAHIDHGKSTLADRLIQYTGVCDERTFKDQILDTMDIERERGITIKSQAIALPYRARNGKEYTLDLIDTPGHVDFSYEVSRSLASCEGVLLLIDAAQGVQAQTLANLYLAMEHNLEIIPVINKIDLSSADVERVMAQIESELGLDPDSHLKCSAKEGTGIEDILEAIVERIPPPKGDPDAPLSALIFDAKYDSFRGTVIHCRIFDGAVRTGDIIRFMSNNAVYKVEEVGRFLLSRNRRDKLSAGEVGYIIAGVKTISDVRTGDTITLDKRPCLRPLPGFKEIKPVVFASIYPVASDDYEDLALSLEKYKLNDASFVYERDSSVALGQGFRCGFLGLLHLEVVQERLEREYGLSLILSIPSVRYRFTLKDGAVVDVDNPARYPDPASIAKSEEPYIRAVMMMPERYVGAVMKLCMEKRGVNSILNYPGPGRAELIYEMPLAEMIYDFYDRFKSVTQGYGSFDYDIIDYRQSNLVLLDILINGEKVDALSQIAHRDRARARGLQACERLKEEIPRHMFKIAIQGAIGGEIVSRTTISPFRKDVTAKCYGGDITRKRKLLEKQKKGKKRMKMIGAVSIPQGAFISVLKSTSD
- a CDS encoding phosphoribosylformylglycinamidine synthase subunit PurQ — its product is MLKKVKSIVITGYGTNCEMEMAHACRLAASDEVDIVHISALLHGEKSLDDYHFLNLPGGFLDGDDLGAAKAGANRILHAKIEGEKETFMSHGDTKDNEKLYNQFARFIEEGKLILGVCNGFQLLVKLGMLPGFDGDYRDQTVTLTFNDSGRFEDRWVYLTVNRNSPCVFTRNMEGIYLPVRHGEGKFITKNEQVRKRLHRDQHVVVQYSHADYQGATMDYPANPNGSVDGIASICNETGRIFGLMPHPEAYLHYTNHPRWSREKLPEEGMGLAIFKNAIDFVRHHL
- a CDS encoding M28 family peptidase codes for the protein MISYTLLVIIILVAFLIYGLVKIRLTTSISLPKPDSAKNEDVHRLYAHVEHISTHIGSRSILEYTKLEATKRYIVSCLESFGYVPTLQNYTYGGKVYSNVIVSMKGEKYPDETVIIGAHYDTVFDTPGADDNASAVAILLEMCRILKDYSPKKTLKLIFFVLEEPPLFRSEYMGSYIYAADAKARNENITAMLSLEMLGYYTDQKGGQMFPLPLMGLMYPSTPNFIGVVGNLKSKRLVERVKNYLLEGSSVPVVSLSTFSFVPGVDFSDHRSFWKMGYPAVMITDTAFYRNPNYHSERDTINTLNFDKMSDLLKGLVHVTKALTF
- the porB gene encoding pyruvate synthase subunit PorB encodes the protein MKRKYPKGLVKNIKLVDREEYFCPGHRACQGCGEALAVRLMCKALGRDTVIACPTGCIEIFSTPYPTTAWKLPWIHVAFPNAAAVGSGVEAGLKVLRRKGKIPDRYVKAVAIGGDGGTADIGIQALSGAMERGHDMLYVCFDNEAYMNTGIQRSSATPFGASTTTAPAGKESIGNKTWKKNLPEIMVAHNVSYVATATNSHPIDFMNKVKKAREVKGTAYIHCLSVCPTGWRAAPELCIELGRLAVETGVFPLYEVENGRYRFTEMPGDLRPVEDYLKVQGRFRHLTPDQIKTIQDRVNLEYRKLMNKVEHPPPEL
- a CDS encoding transketolase C-terminal domain-containing protein — encoded protein: MSRRVGMEVAIAAAEAVALCNIDVAAVYPITPNTHVAEHLAEIVAEGRIDSEFITVESEHSALSAVLGAAGTGARTFTATSSQGLLYMQEVMPIASAMRLPVVMVIANRALSGPLNIWNDHSDIMLQRDMGWVSLFAENGQEVVDMLIQAFKIAEHREVMLPVNVNMDGFQLTHMVEPIELPDQAEVDRFLLEYKPYATLHPDRPITMGAFAMPEIFTEVMKAKDVAIVNAKKTILEVWKEWESLFGRKYEPVAAYKTEGAEVVLLTMGSMGETAEVAIDELRREGISAGLLKLKLWRPFPFKELKKAVKGVKVLAVTDRAVSYGGPGGPVCAEIRSALYDEPERPVIVDYIIGLGGRDVSVEDFITMGKRALEAKIKKPREAYKFYGVRGE
- a CDS encoding 4Fe-4S binding protein; the protein is MTEKRWPERWQEVNPGCMVFTPGSSQEYHTGSWRAGRKPVWDKSKCIKCGVCYIFCPEGCIFADEEGYFAGDLTYCKGCGICAHECFPEAVTMVNEEG
- a CDS encoding pyruvate ferredoxin oxidoreductase subunit gamma, which translates into the protein MIEVRWHGRGGQGAVTSVEILAVAAIEEGKYAQGFPSFGPERRGAPVAAFNRVDDKRIKIRSGIYHPDAVVVLDESLIGLVNVAEGLKQNGVLIINTSKTAKELEEALHFKGRIATIDATAIAWKELGVPITNTTMLGALIKAIGIVKMDSLKSPVAHRFGRLAQKNLTAAKRAYNEIKIKS
- the recR gene encoding recombination mediator RecR; the encoded protein is MAGYPPPVKRLIKELGRFPGIGEKTATRLATFILRAPPDEARMLAESIMEVKEKIKFCPVCFNLTERELCEICTDPSRDGETICIVEEPDSLIAIEESGSFRGTYHVLHGVLSPLDGIGPKRLRLQELLDRIGRNRVRELIVATNPNVQGEATALLIAKLVKEKDVKVTRIALGVPFGGDLKYTDRRTLAKSMEFRRGMKDS
- a CDS encoding YbaB/EbfC family nucleoid-associated protein — translated: MQNFGNIMKQAQKIQEKLAHLQEEMEAKTVEAMAGGGMVTVVVNGRYEIVSLKIEKEVVNPEDVDMLQDLIAAAVNEGIRKAHEMTSAEMAKITGGIKIPGLT
- the dnaX gene encoding DNA polymerase III subunit gamma/tau; translation: MKYIVLARKWRPQIFEDVVGQEHVVKTLRNAIIQDRIAHAFIFSGPRGIGKTSVARIMAKALNCEKGPTPTLCNACTNCREITEGISMDVREIDGASNRGIDEIRELRENVKFSPASSRYKIYIIDEVHMLTREAFNALLKTLEEPPSHVIFIFATTESHKVPATILSRCQCFDFRRVSLKLIMGNLKRIVEAEGIRISETSLTWIAEAGDGSIRDAQSILDQVVSYAGFTIKESDVEGLLGRTDKRFLFMLSEAVLERNAARCLEIIDEAYYAGLDMKYFYQMLLGHFRNLLFTRIAGKARALLDLTDDETAKLKAQTEGVSQQTLQRLLDILMAEEENVRKSYNPRLNLEATLLRMAYLEPMMPIDEILLKMEGIEKRLSATKPSQELSGIFQVETVSPGPAGYEVREVNQPEQLWEDFKSFVKKQSSPLWSKIEAGKFLGYEDKLLRIGFLKDYIFFDNINESSQKGRLTEMAREFFGDDGIKVHIELLENPPESPHTPLWKRGAGGDFKGGLGGFSDEKGHNSISHSNRTNEIKRDALNHPMLQKVMDTFAGAEVREVIPRLDHQ
- the tadA gene encoding tRNA adenosine(34) deaminase TadA — protein: MEMDDTFIRLALDEARLAYEKGEVPVGAVLTLGGEVMAKAHNSPISMRDPSAHAEMLTMRKAAEITGNYRLVGTTLYVTLEPCIMCAGAIIQARISRLVFGASDPKMGGVVSLYRLLHDRRLNHTVEITEGVQREACAEILSRFFREKRITYSDISFP